tttttttttgttataataataatcgcatataatatacatgtatagtgATTCACCAAGCTTGCTCATCCCCATTTTTCCttcaataatgcattttataattttttaacttttaagtaaagTTACAAGAATTGCTTCTTTCAAATGAAAGCAAATCATAATGaccttattttttatgcaattcttatattgaaataagcatatcttttttaatttaaatattttttaattaatacaaagatagttacatttgtatttattcgtagtattttatagttattaataagttagtacaaattaataacgatataataatacagtgtacaatattaaatgctTTTTTCTCTCAGCTTCTATTAACCGGTACAAACTAAATGACTCACTGGGATACAaggatatagttttaaaacctGGACGAATTGCAAACCTATGTATATtggtgtataatttaaaaactgatcTATAGttgttctaaattattaaaatatatttaccaagGATAATGTGttccataaatatatatatatatttatgtattacgtACATAGgcttacttaaattttatataaattggttttatgtattattttttatttgtttctaaaatataaatatgtaatatttaatattaaagaaaaaataattttctcttaaaataattatgaaaacaaacaatatttatatttcctaATGACCATAAAGCTTATTTTTCATTGCCTGCCAATTGCTTTTGTATACttgttcttaaaataatgtatttacaattttttttgtccttACATGAAACTGCTGTACGCTTTTTGCTGAAACGTAACCAAAGTTTAACCTCGTATAGCCGTTGGtataacacatatatattgttgtaagaAGAATTTGTTTCTTTCAAAACCATTTACCAAATGAAACTCTTATAATTGCCGTTCAATTATTCTCTTAAAacttttgtttgtaaaaaccTTATTTGCAAATAACTCATTTCTATAgtatacaaaaacatatacatgTGCATATGCCAcgtattatttacaagttatTGTGTATACTATAACATTTGTATAAGAAAACggtattttataacatcaGTCAAAGTTCACAATCTGCGCAATtatccatatattttatattattactaaatatcgttaaaattaccaaaattatttttttaattaaaatatattgaactcTAATGTTTGTGAATAAAGTTAGTTTTTATCGATTATGTGGTAAACTACTTTTAAGTTCAAAAAGCTGACTGTTCAGTGTTCTTGCCTGTGTTAAATTTctgaaatgtaattttaaaaaacttaatgaaaatgaaactTTAGGAGCTCATCTTCTTTGGTCTGAAAAAGTAACACGCCtattgttgtaaaattaatagtaaatatcatCACTTGTTCCGCTCTGAatcaaaaaagaataataattattaatatatcagtgtaaaaacaaaataaaaaacggcTATACCTATAGAATGGAAAAAAAGAGACTAAAAAAGGATTTAAATATGAACTCTTGTGTATTTAAGCCTCTTTTCACATAGCGACCATTCACCCGTCCAATCAacgcattaatataatagctatCTGTCACGTTCAGGTacgtattattacatattatttaatatgtaccgTTTGTGTATatggtagtataatattatatagcattaCGTTATGTGGCGCATATAATACACGAATgtacgtattaaattattatacctatacccatcgtcgtcatcgtcgtcacATCCGTTTCGCGAACGTGCCGTGTGCCGAGATGATGCAATGATCGGTATACCCATTATACTTGCAGCCCTGAATCGAAAACCATCAGAAATCCCCAAAACGGCGATATAAGGTTAATGTAGTAAACCATCGAACCGGAAATtgtgtaaattgtatatagttcaaataatataatatgtatagcaaTTATATAagcttgtataatatgataaaataatattactatgacTCGATGGCTATACCTAgatatctatataggtatatgatatatgttatgtatactgtatataggatataatatacaacttgaGTCAGTGTTATAATCATTGATAATGAAACTACACGTTTTGCTTGCTGAATATTCTGTAAATTAGattctattatattctattattatatattgtgacgcattattaaataacataaacgcatgtgatttatgttaatttttctaaaatcttttatttggaatttattaaatatcgttgttattttattttaattttgattactattaaaaacgatttgtAGTCATTGTGtaccatattaaaaaaaagttaacgtCACTGCTGGAACATTCTATTTATAAAGACTCACATTGTCATCGTACtgaaatatatatgcataataatttattttagtggtTATATTATGAGTATGTATGAGTAATAACTCACTAAAGATCTGTGGTTTTGAATGCtgacattatataaaacttaagCTTTTGGCTTAAAAAACAAGCGTGGTTAAAGAcctgttgttaaaatatatgattaactACTTAAAAggataaattatacctatagtgaTTCTCGTAAAgcgaaaaatcttaaaaacaaataatgtatacaaaatgttgTGGTAAAAGACACTTTGTTCATAATTCAGTCCAATGCATATAGACTTGCTTTATACAGCTTTATgtcactaaataaaatttatattatatttgccaCTCGTTTTCATCttcatatgttttatatttatttggaaaattatattgatcgAAGCACCTAAATACGTGAGAAAGCTTGTAGAAAATACAACTATGTGGTATGTGGCATACCGTCTTATGCTTATggcttataaattactttaaaaacattCAGGAATTTTATAACAGATGTATTTTACTCTTTAAGGTTTTTTACACAgtgttttttctatataatataataactttgattacattataattaatgataatattaaaaataaatagctgGTATGTTGATGTGCGAAATggtgcttttttttttctaattcgaAATAACATCATTAACTTACTTTAGGtacaccatattattattatttttttttttttttttttaccagcaTTAATGAGAAGAAAATTTGCTTAACCATTTTTTTGCcgttgaatttaattataacataacgtaaaatgtataaaaaaaaataacaataaatcgcCGGATTGTAATCAAATGTTTTACTTTGTACCtcgtttatattagtatacaatatttaatcgataaaatttaaacatccaAACGTCAAAAGGAAATAAAagcaatttttcaaaacttcaAGAaagaacttaaaatgtttttttttttgttaccctaaaaaatcacgaaaattctataaagtatcattaaaaatcctatattatatgtaatataatatatagtaagacttttgaagtttttaaagTTGTTAGAGCGTATACGCGTAtataacgtacctatataattctttttatttttttatataaactaccTACTCGAAAACAcgtttactattatacatcGAAACTGACGGGCATGTATATACATCCACGTTGTGTGCGTTAACGATTTGTCGTCGtcacaagtataataatagtaatatatattatatgtattcctCAATTTTAAACGAGTTTAACTttgtaccatataatataatcgcaGGTACGTACCTGCATCGCGTTACAATAAATTTCTTCGGAAACGctactttatatatacataagcttcttcaaattattaagttatcgTGCTATCTGAATGGGGTAATAAATGACCGTGTGcggttatttaatattggtatCATTATTACCCGATGCGTCGTGacgttaacaatttatattgagcatattatattataatattaaacgcaCGCTGTGCAATGTTATAGAAAATTTAGCATGTCAAAATGAATTCTCTTTCCGCGtgcttaggtacctatatatacattatacatattatatagtttttataataaccagGTGTGATTAatctatgaattaaataagGGTCTTTTGACGGTGGAAtgctgaaaacaaaatatgcagCTATAAGCCGTAGACAAATACTTAtcattatacactataaagtTTTAACAAGCAAAAAAACCGAtagcaaaaaatattgtggtcACCGGTTACTATTCAAGACTATATGGACATTGAACATATTACATCTTTTTTATGAATCAATTAAGAAAGTATCTTTGAAGTAGTATCAAGTTACCATAGCCCTACACATCACCtcttaaagttatatattatgtacttttggATAAAGCATATATACACTATGAAaactttaaatgaataaaaagttGAGTTCTGATGAGTGTAAAAATTCTAGATTTCGTGTAAGATATgtcacattttttatagttccTACAATGCTATGTATAAtgcttaaaaatttagatcacaattttattattttgcttttgaaaatttggtataaAGGTAAAATTCAGAACAAGTGACTATAAAGTATACTCCCACTATTTTCATCCGAGGCTTCGCAAAattacgcatattatattgtctgtAAAGTATTGCTTTAGGAATTTACGGTAAACACAAACACATTTTTGTTATGTGCATGTATAACGTATATGTACGTGCAATTTGTTGcgcagtattattaattattcgtaCGAACTGAACAGCAAGGATACAATATGCCCAAACAATTGATACACATAAGAGAACCGCCTGTTGCCTTTGTATAATTGGTCGGAGAAgaaattttctctatagctaatttgtgttttgttttcgcgcgtaaataatcatttttgtagTACTTATCTACGATACCGTGTAATTTTCGTGTGAGTTTAAACGCTGAAAAATGTCTACACACACGTGTGCATACGAAAACGTCTATTTTTTCCCTCGTTTCGTTTTACGATGTTACgctatttgttaattatttatactcagCGTGCGAATATGTGGCGATGATTGCGTTTGGCtcgtgattattttatatatattattataataaatactgtaatattagCGCAGAAGCTGAGAAACATGTAAATCTTTGCTATAAGCGACATAAGTGTAAGTgtctagaaaaaaattaattataaattgttcgtCCCAATAGACTTGTCACttgttatgtaggtacatcatATAGATTATGGTTTACgcatttatatttcttacaaaaaaaattgttatgtttaaaCAACATTTGTGTTGACAaacttataggtacatacatgctatatttattgttcgttataataaaaaacgaaatcaATAGTGataattcagatttttttttcattcctctaatttttatttcaattcctACGCCACTACAATTTACCAGAGTCATTGTCTGCTACAGACTTACGGTTGCACTGATTTATTGGATTGGTACAgaattttgatttcaaaaacCCCTTAATACCACCGAAAAGGGAATAACAAGTTGTGCACAATCTAATagtatgttatgtatttatattttatatatactatatagggtGGTCAAACCACGTCTCGCGAGCCGCATGCGGCTCTCATCTTATCGTAacatatttccaaaaaaaaatttttaatatgaatttatgtattatataataatatgaccttttttttttgtacattttggctcttccatatttattaatatatttggtgGCTCGCGAGTCTCTTCTCGCTGGCCACGCCTGATATATAGTGTGTTGAAAATTCCTCAGCGCTTGTAAGATGTGTGTGGTGTAATTTACGCGCATTATGATAAACTCGAAAGGGTGCAATGAGAAATTCGTAGAACCATAACGGTAATGACGGTTATTATACCTTAACCATTTTTGCTGTGACGTTGATTTTCAATCACGAACGCACGTACATTTTTATCAGCTGAAATCGATAAGACTTCTTTTAACTAATTGTTTATTGCGTGTCACCTGCAGTAGTATTTCCTGctataaaatatcgttttttttagttttgattttcGATCGGTCAAACGTCAAACGGCTTCTTGCCAATGCCTTTCCTCAACAATACCCGTTGTAGATAGTCCACGAATAATAGAAGAATAACAAATGTCAAAATttgacattaatttttattaggttgATACAATGCTATGGTATAAACTCAATGTACCAATACAAAACGAATATTTTCCTAGaaaactgttattatattgctgaattagtagaaaatatagtttaaaaaaaatgtaataacttagATACTGATTtagtgaatttaattttttttttttaaattaaattgatttgtatatatagatgcgtcatcataaaaatatcactgCATTACTATAGCTATTTAGTAACTATACTCAACcatttttttcgtatataatattatctatctgTATtcgtatatttacatattatattattcaattttacgcGACTTCAGACGGACTCCAACCGAAACCCCTTCGGGAAACGAGttgattttttactttaatttattatctgttATCAAAAGGGACCTATTTTGCAGGCATATGTTCTGAATAGTCTTCCATTTTCGCCGAAGCTTTACTACACTGCCGACCTTCGTTTTTAGAGCTTTGGAATCAATCACACTTACCGAGttgatttttatcaatttatcccTAGAGAATTCATTTAAAGCCGTTTTCTGTATAaaggtagtaaaaataatagggTCATAACTAAGGAAGTAGGCGCTGTactatatctttaaatttatatatatatatattatattgtgtacaaaagactcgataatattaatttttctttttgaaggtcaatttcttatttcttttattttgttttacacgTCATTATTGATCTATGTCGgtcttatcatattatattattattatatttatttttcggtcGATACGGTTCTACTTTGTTCTATTGTATCACCGTTTTCTAACTATTGTGAATCTATTGTGCTGTTATtgttagcaaaaaaaaaaattacaaaaaaaggatttaaatgttcaaattatatttatcatcatCGTTTAgcttatcattaatttttgacataatattacttaaaatcgaTGTGTGTGAGTTAATTTTTTccgtttaaattacattttaatgtccAAATGTTTAAGTGTTTAATAACTgatattttgtagtatatgtccttaatacttatataatatatgatttataattaatttctagtTCTCTAACAATGCGCATTTCTGTAAATGcgatattcaatcataatgcTCGTGTAGTTTTGTTTCATGTTAATTAAACGTGTTAATTGTGAtcactatacatttattattataaatagcttttattttctatttctatgTTAATTGgaatttcaaattgtttttatcaacaataaagtttaattttcataagatTGCACAAGTGATATTTTATCCaatctaaatgtttttaacacttaacaaaaatatgtatataccaaTTTGATGACTTATCAATAacgtttagtttttataaaacaattcgtTTCACGtgtgtacagtataataatgtattctgATATGCGTTGAGTAACTTACATTTTGGCgcttattcaattaatttcatatcagatattctatgtatatacatacgtatataaacatatttaagtattcattatatatattaattttaaaattttaacacgaTAAACGAAGATccattaattttgttactgGAAGACTAGTTTATTTCTtggctaaaaaaatatcatgaatATGTTCTCTATGTATGCAACACACGTAAAATGTTCTACGATACCAAACTTCAAATTcacgaatataaatatacacatgaagttttgagatttaaaaaaaaaactgtaactCAACGCGGTCATTAATTTGGTAAATgcatgtaaacattttttagtatacttgTGATGCTGTAATTATTTAGGTGGATGTCggagatttatttattgtatttttgattattgattcattaaatttaacattttcatttgtataaattaatatcttttaaacttaattatgtCTTATCAGAagataatactattttgtacAAACAATGATTCAAATTTCGTATTATCAAAATGGTGAAGGCTTCTCTATAGTATATATGattcttttgaaatattcattattcctTTAACCATTAATTTCTAATCaatctttatataattttaatagctgGCGGTACTCTgtcttatagttaataaaatagataatctGTGtcgttgttgtttttaaaaagtaaataaccgataaaattaaatttatcaagtcCACATTAAAACTCgtgtaaaattaatcatattatgtattgttgaaattttgagattataaatcatttaaaattcgtTTTAAGATTTCGatcagtaaaaaatttaaaattaacaaaatatatgtaaattctattgtatacctagtttaatttgtattcagtGATAGTAACACCcgaaaaaaacaaactaaaaaacaGATAAACGTCACCAATTCAATGTATACtcgtatctataattatttgtgttttttttttttattttagttttacttcATCTCTCAAGATGGTTAATTTCCTGCCAGATTTTTCCGTTTCGcattcgaataaaaataaatttacctttATCTTTTAAGCGATTTTATAGAATGACCTGATTATTCATAAATGGTAAATCTTGCAGTGTAGTGTAATGATCCGTTTAACATCGCTCCCGCTTACTGTTTCCGtgccatttatattaaaaacgcaCTATATTGAGATttctaatttgatttttactcttattttcaatataatataaaattgcacACTGCtattcttgtaaaaaaaaaaaaagaaattcgtCAACGTGCGTACACTTCATTCAATAAGAATCTCTATCTTATACCacttcgataaaaaaaatatgtctgcattgataacttataaattgtaagtacTATAGCTTATAGGTAGCCTATGAATGGAAAAATAATCCTCTATACGTATGTATTGTCTAAAGAaaaagaatgaaaaatattcaaatacaatGCAACGTAACAATTTTTGTCATCGAAAGTATATAGAgctgttattatttcttagccaatatcataaataaactcTGTGCATGAAATAtgcgtttataaataatacaaagatatttatgtataagaaacatacgttattatatgtagtaattacgataaattttttataggacTGTGGTTTAcagtctatataaatatacataattgttaattccttaaaattttgtttacagGTTAGCGAAACTTGAGGAAACATTAAAGGATGAAAGCCTGTCGGAGCaacaaaaacaagaaaaacgaCAGCAACATGCGCAAAAAGAATCAGAATTTCTTAGGCTTAAGAGATCGAGACTTGGGGTAGAAGATTTCGAACCGTTAAAGGTCATTGGTCGTGGTGCTTTTGGAGAGGTAAGTcatcatgtatttattttattactgtttttgcctttatttttttattttttatttttattcggaAGTTGTGtagttaatgatattatatatatatttatatcagtcACGGTACAACGAGTCACAATGTGCTATTTGAATCAATAAATTGGTTCCATTAGATTTCAACCCacattcttattatattttacttataatgcCATTATTTTAACTAGGTTTTCTATTCGatacaattttctattaataatatatttttttttaccttcgATTCGTGCAATTTCTTCATTCTctttaatataagtaggtatttaaataataataaagattggtatttcattttttttgtactgaATCCTCATAATGTTCATACTCATACTAAATCCacaatggtttttaaaaaatcaattgttatacactatatttatacactgtttacacacatttaaataataataaattatattctagaaaataataaaaacccataatatatcattgtattttttaagttaaaaagaaAAGTCTCTAAGAGGTTTGCTTTTCAGAAAatgacttataattaaaactaactgAACagattacttattattttatatacattaaaaaaatatgtatattctaATGAAATCTATTTGAAAAACCTGGCATGTTATTAACTGGTAATTCATAATAGTTGTGTAATAgtagtaagaaaaataatgaaatttgtaTACACCGTAATAcactaaacaatatttgtatagcTTTTaagaagtttttataaaattttagttcagAATTGcttgtacattatttatgttattgaaaGGTTACGCGTACTATCCTTTGTCTAATTTTTTCGTttgtttaaatagttataacgtCGAATACATTAGTAGTTAGAATATgggaaaaacatttttgtcttCTATTATGTGATAAATTGAGGCCAGCTgacatacaataaatttagcaATCGGCAACAAAGATTTCCTTagacatgttattatattatattttatgttatttttattttgtacgaaAACACAATTGTTAATGTTTACTATTTGCCTCATTTGGTTTATGCAAACTCGCACAATCGAGACAAATGCGAACAATCTAtagaaaatagtatattatttatttactttgatGCAAAGTTTATTCGAAGTAATATGAATCGGTATATCCAAGTACtcataaatactatacaatatgacTCATATGtggttagaaaataaatttaaaatgaaatgaattTGCAAAGAGTTCGTCTTCGATATAAGAAGTTATCTATCTTTTACCTCTAATATTTTGGAGTGAATAAAAATTCTCAATAAACGGGAGTGGAAAATGTAATTGAACGTTAGTGCCTCATCTTGCACttgtaatatctatatatacctaatggtAAAActcatttgaaaatgtatattacattttttgaacgATTCGAATTATAGGTGTTAAAGGTgcgttatttaataatctcgttttaataatctatagtctataccaaGGCCTTAATAAGGGACCGGaatatgtgtacatttttactatctacttattacttatctCTCATTActggtttatactttatagtataataataataaaactctagttatattttacatgagtaaaaatatagatcgtttattttgttgatattatataattaagagttattatattgtttttgtttctaGGTGAGACTAGTACAAAAGAAAGACACTGGTCATATATACGCCATGAAAATCCTACGCAAAGCCGACATGCTTGAAAAGGAACAAGTGGCCCACGTCCGTGCAGAAAGGGATGTTCTCGTCGAAGCTGATCACCAGTGGGTCGTTAAAATGTACTATAGTTTTCAGGTAACTATTTCCTTGCGTCCGATGTTTACGAATGAATAATTAACTGTACGCCCCAGACCGCTTTGGTGTGGTAACCACGTGTATATTGACCGtggtataaacaaaaatatgtacaaaagaaccttttcaaaaaatattaataataaaactttaccCTTTGACTTTTACCAGGATCCAATAAACCTTTACCTTATAATGGAGTTCCTTCCTGGTGGTGACATGATGACGCTACTCATGAAAAAAGACACACTTAGTGAGGAGTGTACGCAGTTTTATATCGCCGAAACCGCGTTGGCTATTGATTCTATACACAAACTCGGATTTATACACAGGTTAgatagattatataaaaacgcGTGCGCAGTCTTGTACTAATAAAGTGTATTAAAAACAcgtaaatatctaaaaaaaaaagtttttttcaaaaacatattttatcaaacattagaaatatataaaataaaaaacatcagataataaatataaatgtaaatatagaaCATTTTCTGAATcgttttgttatgtttttgatattttatttttatacttaaccaTTTTTTAACTCATATTCTTAAAGCATTATAAACATGCACcttacataaatgttttaagatttaaaatttaagttttcaaatattttcgttATCGAATACTTTTCAAGACTGCGTAGTACCTCTTCTTATCCTAAATATTCCATATATACGTTTTTtggtgtatgtgtgtgtgctaATGTTTTTCTTAACTCACACAGGGATATAAAACCCGACAATCTACTATTAGACGCCAGGGGCCACATAAAATTGTCCGATTTTGGACTGTGCACCGGCCTGAAAAAGTCGCACAGGACGGATTTTTACAGAGATCTGAGCCAGGCTAAACCGTCGGATTTCAGTGAGTGTATATTGTCGAAAAGTTAACCGCATGCCAAACTTATATTTAGGTTTTTTCTGTTCGCCAGCATCGAGTCCTATGGACAGCAAACGGCGTGCGGAGAGCTGGAAGAGAAATCGCCGGGCGCTGGCCTACAGCACCGTCGGAACGCCGGATTACATTGCGCCCGAAGTATTCCTCCAGACCGGTTACGGTCCGGCTTGTGATTGGTGGAGTGTCGGTGTCATCATGTACGAAATGCTAATCGGTAAGAAATTCGTGTCTATATAGTTTTCATTCGGGTTTAgtgttaatttaacttaaaactgTATAGATGCAAATAGTTATTGTATAGACTATATTCCTACGATACCTACGTGTTtcttgtaggtatatagtttcCCATTTATCTATAAACGTTGTGTCTTTTTGTCTTTAGCTTATACCCATCATAACCCAAACAGTTTTATGtgtatacagttaaaaatgaaataactaataatttatcattatagtagttaggtacctacatcataAAGTCTTGCGACATCGTTACTTTGagatttttgtgtaaaattattattaaatgttcatatattttataattaattccaaaaatgtcacgtttttaaattttattgaatcttGTTTGTTGTGgtcattaattttcttttttactcgTATTTCATACAgatcataatataagatttatgaCGGTAATATTTTcacctattttatattcaattagttttaataatattttaatacttacaaagttacaaaataaacaaagtgTACCATAAAAGCGTTacctatagaatattattaaaatagcagTAGAAcatcttatatttttgattgattatgtttttttatttcaaacaaaaccGTGACTTaagatttttcattaaacataCTCTTCtctcctatatatataatatccttTCAAACGAGTGTGTGTCCATCAACATTCATGATTAAACAAAACTCGCATTACTAACtgcgattataattattaataatacgcaGTGCAGAGTTCCTTTATGGTAATCATGGTTCATGTTTGTTTAAGATGTTTGCGCGATTGTAAAACGTGATCAATACTTTAAACATAGCGTTTTCAGTCATACCTAATAcctttataaatgattatttagatGTCACTTTTAATTGTCactcgactttttttttaatttgttttactataCAGAAGTGAACATTGTTATTAAGTTTGGATAGaaatactgaataatatatacacacactagaaaactattgaaattatacataatattttattcaaagacacaaatacattaacagcgattattataataataattatactatatatggtTTTAATAGTTAAGTCCATTCTTCATACCATTACGAATTTGGTCTCGTTCATTTACAGGGTACCCACCGTTCTGCAGCGAAAATCCACAGGAAACGTACAGGAAGGTTATGAACTGGCGAGAAACGCTGAGCTTCCCAGCCGAAGTGCCCATCAGTGAGGAGGCCCGTGACGCAATCACCCGATTCTGTTGCGAATCAGACCGCCGTCTCGGTTACAGCGGTCGTGGCATCGACGATCTCCGATCAACGATAGCGTTCTTCCGTGGCGTCGACTGGGAACACATCAGAGAACGTCCGG
The DNA window shown above is from Aphis gossypii isolate Hap1 chromosome 2, ASM2018417v2, whole genome shotgun sequence and carries:
- the LOC114119460 gene encoding serine/threonine-protein kinase tricornered isoform X5 translates to MQFLVVSCIWPCLTSSAATGVLEMSAATESGIRLSGHTLDKATKAKVTLENYYSNLIAQHIERKQRLAKLEETLKDESLSEQQKQEKRQQHAQKESEFLRLKRSRLGVEDFEPLKVIGRGAFGEVRLVQKKDTGHIYAMKILRKADMLEKEQVAHVRAERDVLVEADHQWVVKMYYSFQDPINLYLIMEFLPGGDMMTLLMKKDTLSEECTQFYIAETALAIDSIHKLGFIHRDIKPDNLLLDARGHIKLSDFGLCTGLKKSHRTDFYRDLSQAKPSDFSFFCSPASSPMDSKRRAESWKRNRRALAYSTVGTPDYIAPEVFLQTGYGPACDWWSVGVIMYEMLIGYPPFCSENPQETYRKVMNWRETLSFPAEVPISEEARDAITRFCCESDRRLGYSGRGIDDLRSTIAFFRGVDWEHIRERPAAIPVQVKSIDDTSNFDDFPDVKLEIPSAPISQDGEVIYKDWVFINYTFKRFEGLTQRGIATKK
- the LOC114119460 gene encoding serine/threonine-protein kinase tricornered isoform X4; this encodes MFLLINQVSCIWPCLTSSAATGVLEMSAATESGIRLSGHTLDKATKAKVTLENYYSNLIAQHIERKQRLAKLEETLKDESLSEQQKQEKRQQHAQKESEFLRLKRSRLGVEDFEPLKVIGRGAFGEVRLVQKKDTGHIYAMKILRKADMLEKEQVAHVRAERDVLVEADHQWVVKMYYSFQDPINLYLIMEFLPGGDMMTLLMKKDTLSEECTQFYIAETALAIDSIHKLGFIHRDIKPDNLLLDARGHIKLSDFGLCTGLKKSHRTDFYRDLSQAKPSDFSFFCSPASSPMDSKRRAESWKRNRRALAYSTVGTPDYIAPEVFLQTGYGPACDWWSVGVIMYEMLIGYPPFCSENPQETYRKVMNWRETLSFPAEVPISEEARDAITRFCCESDRRLGYSGRGIDDLRSTIAFFRGVDWEHIRERPAAIPVQVKSIDDTSNFDDFPDVKLEIPSAPISQDGEVIYKDWVFINYTFKRFEGLTQRGIATKK
- the LOC114119460 gene encoding serine/threonine-protein kinase tricornered isoform X6, which encodes MSAATESGIRLSGHTLDKATKAKVTLENYYSNLIAQHIERKQRLAKLEETLKDESLSEQQKQEKRQQHAQKESEFLRLKRSRLGVEDFEPLKVIGRGAFGEVRLVQKKDTGHIYAMKILRKADMLEKEQVAHVRAERDVLVEADHQWVVKMYYSFQDPINLYLIMEFLPGGDMMTLLMKKDTLSEECTQFYIAETALAIDSIHKLGFIHRDIKPDNLLLDARGHIKLSDFGLCTGLKKSHRTDFYRDLSQAKPSDFSFFCSPASSPMDSKRRAESWKRNRRALAYSTVGTPDYIAPEVFLQTGYGPACDWWSVGVIMYEMLIGYPPFCSENPQETYRKVMNWRETLSFPAEVPISEEARDAITRFCCESDRRLGYSGRGIDDLRSTIAFFRGVDWEHIRERPAAIPVQVKSIDDTSNFDDFPDVKLEIPSAPISQDGEVIYKDWVFINYTFKRFEGLTQRGIATKK
- the LOC114119460 gene encoding serine/threonine-protein kinase tricornered isoform X1: MSPYSREHHTAVVAPISAVSPVIEEFGSNKKDDVAAAAAGGLPPYHHKYSESGKPAAGYTNGFSLLRRLLRWWLARFGQKPLVKKGVLEMSAATESGIRLSGHTLDKATKAKVTLENYYSNLIAQHIERKQRLAKLEETLKDESLSEQQKQEKRQQHAQKESEFLRLKRSRLGVEDFEPLKVIGRGAFGEVRLVQKKDTGHIYAMKILRKADMLEKEQVAHVRAERDVLVEADHQWVVKMYYSFQDPINLYLIMEFLPGGDMMTLLMKKDTLSEECTQFYIAETALAIDSIHKLGFIHRDIKPDNLLLDARGHIKLSDFGLCTGLKKSHRTDFYRDLSQAKPSDFSFFCSPASSPMDSKRRAESWKRNRRALAYSTVGTPDYIAPEVFLQTGYGPACDWWSVGVIMYEMLIGYPPFCSENPQETYRKVMNWRETLSFPAEVPISEEARDAITRFCCESDRRLGYSGRGIDDLRSTIAFFRGVDWEHIRERPAAIPVQVKSIDDTSNFDDFPDVKLEIPSAPISQDGEVIYKDWVFINYTFKRFEGLTQRGIATKK